A genomic window from Indioceanicola profundi includes:
- a CDS encoding putative quinol monooxygenase translates to MPRIVQHVRFAVRAEHRDAVLRLLLDVARHSRREPGCLRYDVTQEEADSNVLVLWEEYTDEAAVEAHHAAPHLQDWRAGRALLPADAFTRTTTRLLTIDP, encoded by the coding sequence GTGCCGCGCATTGTCCAGCATGTCCGCTTCGCCGTGCGGGCGGAGCACCGGGATGCGGTGCTCCGCCTGCTGCTCGACGTGGCTCGTCATTCCCGACGCGAGCCGGGCTGCCTGCGCTACGACGTCACGCAGGAGGAAGCCGATTCCAACGTCCTGGTCCTCTGGGAGGAATATACCGACGAGGCGGCGGTCGAGGCTCACCATGCGGCCCCACACCTTCAGGACTGGCGGGCTGGCCGCGCCCTCCTTCCCGCCGATGCCTTCACCCGGACGACCACCCGGCTTCTGACCATCGATCCCTGA
- a CDS encoding HlyD family type I secretion periplasmic adaptor subunit has product MSILDLKAADMIGEPKVDTSFRSTIMAGTILLGGTLGAFGLWAGLAPLSSAAIAPGVVAVSGSNKQIQHLEGGLVKALHVREGDRVAAGQVLLELDPTKAASQVEILRGQLDSTLALEARLLAERDGSEQVEFPAYLLDRAANADVAAILNGQRTLFEARRNAQEGQITILQQRRAQALEQIGGLKSQAESQEEQLILIKDELKGLKELLSKGYAPKTRILALEREASRLTGERGKLLGEIAQTQQVLGETDLQMIQVKKTFQEQVATELREAQIELYDLRERMRAAEDVLNRTTVVAPNSGLVVDMKVHTLGGVIPAGEPLMQIVPDQDELVVEAHLQVTDVDQVKIGMPADIKFSAFRQATTPVIHGEVTTVSADRLTDQRTGQPYYAVRITVPEEELRRLEGLQIMPGMPADAFIRTGEQTLFTYLLQPFTQVVERSFREH; this is encoded by the coding sequence ATGAGCATCCTCGACCTCAAGGCAGCCGACATGATCGGCGAGCCGAAGGTGGACACCTCCTTCCGCAGCACCATCATGGCTGGCACCATCCTGCTCGGCGGCACGCTGGGCGCATTCGGCCTGTGGGCCGGCCTGGCGCCCCTGTCCAGCGCCGCCATCGCCCCCGGCGTGGTCGCGGTGTCCGGCAGCAACAAGCAGATCCAGCATCTGGAAGGCGGGCTTGTGAAGGCTCTCCATGTGCGGGAGGGCGACCGGGTCGCCGCCGGCCAGGTGCTGCTCGAACTGGACCCCACCAAGGCCGCCAGCCAGGTGGAGATCCTGCGCGGGCAGCTGGACAGCACGCTCGCCCTGGAGGCCCGCCTCCTGGCGGAGCGCGACGGTTCCGAACAGGTGGAGTTCCCGGCCTATCTGCTGGACCGTGCGGCGAATGCCGACGTGGCCGCCATCCTGAACGGCCAGCGCACTCTGTTCGAGGCGCGCCGCAATGCCCAGGAAGGCCAGATCACCATCCTGCAGCAGCGCCGCGCCCAGGCGCTGGAGCAGATCGGCGGGCTGAAGTCGCAGGCGGAAAGCCAGGAAGAGCAGCTCATCCTCATCAAGGATGAGCTGAAGGGCCTGAAGGAGCTGCTGTCGAAGGGCTATGCGCCCAAGACCCGCATCCTGGCGCTGGAGCGCGAGGCATCGCGCCTGACCGGCGAGCGCGGCAAGCTTCTGGGCGAGATCGCGCAGACCCAGCAGGTGCTGGGCGAGACCGACCTGCAGATGATCCAGGTGAAGAAGACCTTCCAGGAGCAGGTGGCCACCGAACTGCGCGAGGCGCAGATCGAGCTTTACGATCTGCGCGAACGCATGCGGGCGGCGGAGGACGTGCTGAACCGCACCACGGTGGTGGCGCCGAACAGCGGGCTTGTGGTCGATATGAAGGTTCATACGCTGGGAGGCGTCATCCCGGCCGGCGAGCCCTTGATGCAGATCGTACCCGACCAGGATGAGCTGGTGGTGGAAGCCCACCTTCAGGTCACCGATGTGGACCAGGTCAAGATCGGCATGCCGGCGGATATCAAGTTCTCCGCCTTCCGCCAGGCCACTACGCCGGTGATCCACGGGGAGGTCACCACGGTTTCGGCCGACCGGCTCACCGACCAGCGGACCGGTCAGCCCTATTACGCCGTGCGCATCACCGTGCCGGAGGAGGAGCTGCGGCGGCTGGAAGGGTTGCAGATCATGCCCGGAATGCCGGCCGACGCCTTCATCAGGACCGGCGAGCAGACCCTCTTTACCTACCTGCTCCAGCCCTTCACCCAGGTGGTGGAGCGCTCCTTCCGCGAGCATTGA